The DNA sequence aaacacaagaaaGAAATATGAGCCGACCAGGAGATTGGAACTGCAGATCATGCCAACACCTCAACTTTCAGAGGAGAGAATCATGCCAACGATGTGGTGATCCCAGGTCTGGAGACAGAGGAGACTTTGGAGCTTTCGGAGGAGGAAGAGGATCCTCTAATTCCTTCGCTTTCGCTACTACCGGCTCTGATGTTCGTCCCGGCGACTGGTACTGCGCCGCCGCCAACTGCGGAGCTCATAACTTCGCCAGCCGCTCTAGCTGCTTCAAGTGCGGTGCTTTCAAGGATGACGTCATCGGAGGCGGTGGCGGCGGCGGTTACGACTGCATTGACATGCCTCGTTCTCGCGGCTCTGGTTTTGGCTCTGGCGGcggcggtggtggtggtggccgACCCGGCTGGAAATCTGGTGACTGGATTTGCAACAGGTcatcatttttatttgtttataatTAGTCAACGTTATTTTATATTCTTTGACCGTTTTTAAAAACGGTACTGTTGAATTAAAAAACGTGACagtgtttttaaaaaaacaacgtattattaatattttttttttgtgttattaATAACTTTGGACAGGTCTGGATGCAATGAGCACAACTTTGCAAGCAGAATTGAGTGTTTTAGATGCAATGCTCCTCGGGACTCATACTAGACATTatcttatatttaaatatagtTTTTgggtaataataattattattaatgcacacacaatttatataaatattcaatattatgcttttatttaattaagattaataaaattgatGATATTGTTTATACATTGCAGGCACTTGAGCCAAGCGATCTccagagagagaatgagagagagagagatgatatGGTAGAAGAAATATTAGGAGTGTTTTTCACTTGATGAAatatgatt is a window from the Cannabis sativa cultivar Pink pepper isolate KNU-18-1 chromosome 1, ASM2916894v1, whole genome shotgun sequence genome containing:
- the LOC115705350 gene encoding transcription initiation factor TFIID subunit 15 translates to MSRPGDWNCRSCQHLNFQRRESCQRCGDPRSGDRGDFGAFGGGRGSSNSFAFATTGSDVRPGDWYCAAANCGAHNFASRSSCFKCGAFKDDVIGGGGGGGYDCIDMPRSRGSGFGSGGGGGGGGRPGWKSGDWICNRSGCNEHNFASRIECFRCNAPRDSY